Below is a window of Flavobacterium cyclinae DNA.
CAACAACGATAGAACTGAGATTAGTTTAAACTTTTTCATGGTTTTAATTTTTTTATAATTAACGCTAAATTATAAAAAAAAGTATAACTAATCTTGAATCTTAAAAACTTTTCTTAAAATATCTTCCATTAAACACCATTTGGTAATAGATGATTGAAGCAAATTAGCTCCAACAAAAATGGTAAACCAATACCAATTTTCATTTACATACATACCTAATAATACACTTAAAATTATAAATGTTCCTGCAATTGCTCTAATTAATCTGTTTATCATAATTTTTTTTTTAGTTATACTTTTCTACTGAAAACACTGCTAAATGTACTTTAGAAATTGTTTCTTGTTTTTTATTAAATTGAGTAACCTCATCAAACAAAATATCTAAATTTTGTTGTAGAATAAAGGCATAAAATACTACTGAATCTGTTTCATTCATATCAGAACCAAACCAATTTGATTCCATACTTTCTTCGGAAGCATCTCTAAAACCTTTTACATCACGATACGAATAGGATTTTACTTTAGCTTCTTTTAGCATCTTTTTGACATCTTTTTCAAATTCTGCTATGGCTGTAATTAATACTAATTTCATATTTTGGCCCCACCTAACCTCCCCAATTGGGGAGGAAACTATCGAGGTAAGTTTTTTTATGATTAAACATTTTTATTATTTATTATTCTCCCATTTTTTACGTTCCGTGATGTAGTAAATTAATGGCACTACAATCAAAGTAAGTAAAGTTGAAACAATCGCTCCTGCTACTAACGAAATGGCTAATCCTTGGAAAATTGGGTCGAACAAGATGATTGAGGCTCCGATTACTACTGCTCCTGTTGTCAATAAAATTGGTGTCGTTCTCACAGCTCCAGCTTCGATAATAGCTTGTTTCATTGGAATTCCATCATTTAATCGGATTTCAATAAAGTCAATTAGTAAGACCGAATTTCGAACCATAACTCCTGCTAACGCAATCATTCCAATGAACGAAGTAGCAGTAAAGAATGCTCCTAAAACCCAGTGACCTAATACAATTCCGACTAATGAAAGTGGAATCGCAACCATCATTACAATTGGAGTTTTGAAATTTTGGAACCAACCTACAATTAACATGTAAATTATAATAATTACCACTAAAAATGCAGCTCCTAAATCACGGAATACTTCTAAGGTAATTTGCCATTCTCCATCCCATTTCACAGTGAAGTCACTTTCATCAGATGGTGTGTCCATGTACAATTCGTTTACTTTGTAGCCTTTTGGTAATTGCATTTTTTCTAACTTTTCGTTCATTCCTAAAATCGCATACACCGGACTTTCTAATGCTCCCGCCATATCGGCTAAAACATAAACTACACGTTTTTGATCTTTTCTGTAAATCGTGTTTTGTAAAGTATCTGTTGTAACTTTAACTAAATCACTCACTGGAACAACATTTCCTCTACTTCCTTTGATTTTCAAATTTTGAATATCTTTAATCGAAGTTTTGTCTTTATCTTCTAATGAAAGAGTAATACCAACAGGATTATTCGAACGTTCATCATACAAATTAGATACCGGCATTTCTCTTAACAAATAAGTCAAATTACCAACAACTTGTTGAGGAGCGATTCCGTTTAACATGGCTTTTTCTCTGTCAACCTCTAATTTGTATTCTACTTGAGGAGCTTCTACCATCCAATCCGTATCAACCACATCAGAAGTAGTTTCCAAAATCGTTTTCACTTGATTCGCCACTTTGATCTGCTCTTCGTAATTAGGTCCGTAAACCTCAGCAACTAAAGTTGATAAAACGGGTGGTCCTGGTGGAACTTCTACAATTTTTACGTTGGCACCATATTTTTTAGCAATCTTTTGTACTTCTGGACGCACTACTTTTGCGATATCGTGACTTTGTAAATCGCGATCTTCTTTATGTAATAAATTCACTTGGATATCTGCCATATTACTGCCACCACGCATATCGTAATGACGTACTAAACCATTGAAAGTTATGGGTGCAGAAGCTCCAATATAATTCTGATAATCCACTACTTCTGGAACAGTTGAAAGATATTGCGCAATTTCTTTCGTAACCGCAGCTGTTCTTTCTAAAGTAGTTCCTTCTGGCATATCAATTACCACTTGGAATTCGTTTTTGTTATCAAAAGGTAACATTTTAACCGCTACCGATTTCGTAAAAAACATCAGAACTGAACCCAATAATAGTACTATCGTAACTATGAACATCAAATTTCGTTTCTTAGAATTATCTAAAAGCGGTTGCTCTACTTTTTTATAGATTTTATAAATCCAAGACGTTTCTAAACCTTGTTCTTCTTTGTGTTCTTGCTCGTCTTTTTCATGTAATAAATGGTATCCCAAATAAGGTGTAACGGTCAAAGCAACAAATAATGATAACATCATGGCAATAGAAGCTCCAATAGGCATCGGACTCATGTAAGGCCCCATCATTCCTGACACGAAAGCCATCGGTAAAATAGCCGCAATTACAGTAAATGTTGCTAAAATGGTTGGATTTCCTACTTCGTTAATCGCATAAATCGCAGCTTGTTTGAATGGCAGTCGCTTCATTTTGAAATGACGGTGCATGTTTTCGGCAATAATAATACTATCATCCACCACAATACCAACTACGAACACTAAAGCAAAAAGCGTAATTCTATTTAACGTATATCCTAATAAATAGTAACTAAATAAAGTTAAAGCAAAAGTTAATGGAACTGAAAAGAAAACTACTAATCCACCTCTCCAGCCCATAGCTAACATTACTAAAACCGTTACCGCAATAATGGCAACACCTAAGTGTAATAGTAATTCTCCAACTTTATGAGATGCTGTTTCACCGTAATTTCTTGAAACCTCAACATGAACATCGGTTGGGATAATATTTTTCTTTAAAGTTTCAACTCGCTCTAATATTTTCTCAGAAATTTTCATCGCATCAGCACCCTTAACTTTGGCTACTGAAATGGTTACCGCTGGATATTCCGAATTGAATTTGGAGAATTTCTCATTTGCTTTTCCATATCCAAAAGACACATAGTTTTTAGGTGTTTGAGGTCCGTCTTGAATAGCTGCTACTTGCTTTAAATAAACTGGCATGTTATTGTTAACACCTACTACCAAGTTTTCTACATCTTCTGAAGTTGATAAAAACTTACCCGTAGTCACTAAATATTCCGCATCATTTTGCACAAAACTACCCGATTGTGAACTTCCGTTATTGGCTTGAATCATTTGCATAATGCTCAATGCATCCACCCCGTTTTCAGCCATTTTATCTTTGTCTAAAACTACTTTTAGCTCGCGTGTTCTTCCTCCAATTTCTTTCGTAATCGCAACGTCTTTTACTTTTTCAATTTCCGAAGTAACTTCTTCTGCTATTTGACGTAACTGGAAATCATCGTATTTTTCACTCCAAAGCGTTAATCCCAACATTGGAACATCATCAATAGAACGTGTTTTTACGATAGGTTGCATTACTCCTTCTGGAAACATGGTGCGGTTTTTCATCAACTCGTCGTATAATTTTACATACGAATCTTCGCTGTTTTCACCCACATAAAATTGCACCACCATCATCGAATAGCCATTCATCGCCATACTGTGAATGTGCTCTACTCCTTTGATGTTTCCAATGATTTTTTCTAATGGTTTTACTACTCTACTTTCTATCTCAGACGGACTTGCGCCAGGATACATGACCATAACATCGGCCATTGGAACGTTAATTTGCGGTTCTTCTTCCCTAGGAATTAAGAACGAACTGTAAGTACCAATAATCATCAACGCCACCATTAATAAAATGGTTAATTTTGAGTTGATAAAGAAATTGGCTATTTTACCTGATATACCTTCTTGCATGTTATTTTTTGTTTAAAAGTTTAAAGTTTCAGGTTTCAAGTTATCTACTAAAAACCTTTACTGAACACTAATTACTGATTACTGAAGACTAACCTTAGCTCCATTGAATAATTTTCCGTCAGCTGAAACGATGTATTGTTCGTTTGCTGCTAATCCTGATAAAACTTCTACTTGATTCCCGAATGTTTTTCCAACTCGTAACCATCTCAAAATAGCAACATTACCACTTCCGATAGTGTAAATCCCTGTCAATTGTCCTTGTTTTACTAAAGCGCTTTCTGGAACTAAAACCACATCTGATTTCACAGTTGTTGTTTCTTTTTTAGCCGATGGAAATTGCACGTTTACGAACATTCCTGATAAAATTTCTTTATCCATTTTGTCTAAAGTTACTTTCACCAAATATTGCCCACCTGTATTTTTAGCTGACAAACTCACTTCCGAAACTTTTCCAGCAACTTCTTTATTTAAAGATTTCACGTTGATTTTAACTGGCATTCCATTTTTTACATTCGAAATATCACTTTCTGAAACCATTGCTGTTACTTGTAATCTTGATGCTCCTTCAATACTTACTAAAGGCATTCCTGGATTCGCCATATCACCTTCTTTTACGAATGTATTGGTTACCGTTCCTGAAAATGGAGCGGTGATATTCGAATAAGAAAACTGCGCCATCACTTCATTACGCATTTGTTTGGCTGCTTCTAAACCTGCTTTTGCCATTTCGTAGCGAGCAGTCATATCGTCCAATTCTTTTTGAGAAGCTGATTGTTGTGCAAACAAGTTCACAAAACGATCGTAATCTTTTTTCGCATTGCTATAAGCTGCTGTTGCTTGTGTGATAGAAGCATCCACTTGTGCTTTTTTTGCTTGTAAGTCAGTATTATTGATGCTTACCAAAAGTTGTCCAGCCGAAACATTTTGTCCCACTTTTACATTTACTTTGGTTACATACCCCATCATTCTAGTACTTAGATTCGCACTATTTTCGGATTCTATTTTTCCGCTTGCCGTAACATATGAACTATTAGAACTTCCTGAATTTCCAGCTACTTTTACTGGAATTGCTGGTAAATCTGCTACATTTTCTTTTTTATCACTTCCACAAGAAGTTAAGATTAAAGATGTTAGTGTAATGATTGTTATTATTTTTTTCATGTTGTTATTTTTAAATTTTATTTTTTGGAACTTTGTTTTTAAGAAATTTTGAGATTTTTACACCCCTAATCCCGATAGCTATCGGGACCTCAAGGGGACAATCCTGTAAAGAAATTTTATTTGGTTAAAAATTGTAAGTATTGTTTGGTAAAGTTATATTCGAAAACGGCTTGTAAATGCTCTAATTCTTTTTGTGCCATTTGCGTTTCTGACATTAATAAATCGGTTGTTTTTTCTAAACCTTGTGTGAATCTGTTTTGACGAATTCTATACGCTTCTTGCGATTGTTCGAAAGCTAATTTTGATAAATTAACTTTATTTTCTGCATCAAGCAATTGACGATTGGTTTTATTCAATTCTAACTGACTTTGCTTTTTGTATTGTTCGGTTTCAACCGTTGCTTTTTCAAAATCAGCTTTTGCTTTTTGTGTTTTGCCAACGTTTTTAAATCCATCGAAAATATTCCAAGATAATTGTGCCCCTACTAAATATCCTTGAGCCGAAGTTTGAAAAAGATGTTGGTCATACAATTCGTAACTTCCAAAAGCATTTAATCGAGGTAAGAATCCGAATTTAGACGATTGAAACATTTTTTGATAGGCTTCTGCCGATTTTTGCATCGCTTGAATATCTTTTCTGGAATCAGAAATTGTGGTATTTATAGTTTCTATAGCAATTGCATTATCTAAATTTTCTGCCGGTTTAAAGGTTTTTCCGGTCATATCTTCGTTTAATAAAAACGCTAAATAATCGGAAGCATTTTGTACATTGGACTTAGCATATTGCAATTGATTCGCAATTTCATTTACACGAACTTGCACATTTAATAAATCGGTTTTTTGCAACATTCCGTTTTTGAAATAGTTGTCTACTAATTTTAAATTTCCTTGTGCTGTTGTATTTGCTTTTTCCAAAACTTGTACCGCTTTATAAGCTAATTGTAATTGCATATACGCTTTTGAAACTTCAAGTTCTAAATATTCTTTAGTGCGCTCTGTTTGCAATTGAAAAGCATCCATTTTAGCTTTTGCAGCTTGTCTTCCATACAAACCATCTAAGTTGATAAGTGGTTGTTGAACTTCTATTTTAGTGGCAAAATTTTGTGTTTTATCAGGATCATTTAATAATGCCGGATTAAAATCGGAAGCCGTTAAAATTTCTTGATTGAGTTTAGAACCAAAAGCCATCAATGGATTAGTAGTTAAAATTCCGGTATGCGATACATTTACATTAGGCAAGAAAAGTGCATTTGACTGACGATAATCAGCTCTTGCTGATTGAAATGATTTTTCTGCCACTTTAATTTGTAAGTTATTTTCTGTAACTTTCTGCAATAAATCATTTTTTGAAATCGTCAAAGTATCTTGTGCGAAAGTTGCACCAGTTACCATTCCTAATACGATTAATAATTTGACTTTTTTCATAGTATAGTTTTATTCATATTTTATGTTACAAATGTACATTCGTAAAAAAAGGTAGTCGGTAACAAGAGTTACACAACTTTGTAATTATTGTTACAAAAAAGAAAGAGCGCCAATACAGACGCTCTTAATAACCAATAAAACTAAAACAATCATCAATCTTATTAATGAATTGTATTTCAAAATTACAATTCCCTATTTTTTATTTCAGCCACAATTATTACATAAAAAAACGCCCCGAAAAATCGGGGCGTTTTCAATTTATTTAGAATAAAATTATTCCGCTTTTTTCTCAGATGATTTTTTAGATGAACAACATCCACCTGATTTTCCTTCTGAACCACAAGATTTTTTATCTGAAGTTGAGCAAGATTTTTCAGTTTTAGCTGTTTCTTTTTTTGCTTTTTTCTTTGGCTCTTGAGCGTTAACATTCATTGATAACATAAAAGCAGCCACTGCCATAATAGAAACTAATTTTTTCATTGTATTTATTTTTTAAATTATTATTTATTCTTTTGTTTGTTTTGTACTATCACAAATATATATAAATTTAGAAACAGTACTCTTAATTTTTTATTAATTTAACATTTATTACTTTTTAATTATTCTTTTTGACACATAATATTTATCATCAAATATAAAAGTAAGGATTACCATTTTTGAATTAAGAAATGAAATATCAAAGTTCATAGCATTTTTTCCCATTTTGGTATCTTCTATTTCCCCTTCTTCAATAATTTTTCCATCTATACTGGTTAACATGTAATTTAGTTTAGCAGCATATGGCATCTCAAATGTTACTCTAACCGTATCATTTACAGTTGGATTAGGAGAAACCGTAAATGAAAACGGATTTTTACCATCAATTTGTGGTGTACTTAAAGTTGTATTTTTAACCAACTTCACTTCATAAACCGTAGGATCTGCACTAGTCAAATTAGTTTGATTATCTGTAAATGCAGATGCAGATGAACTTTGAATGCCTCCAAATAAATGCCCAATTACAAATTCATTATCTGTAATATTAGACAACTGAATTACTTCATTTGTATAATGAGGTAAATTCTCATTTGGTATAAACTCTGCTCCTGCACCTTTTAGATTAGGCATTTCAACAGGTAATTGATATTCTAGTAAATTTCCATCAGAAAAACGAGTAGTAAGACTTATCGTTTTTACAAAAGGAACCGTATCATCTTGTAATAATGTTCCATTTTGATAATAATACTGACTCATTCCTCCAAAAAACAGATTATGCATTCTGTTATTAGTTGCATCATACAAACAAGCTTTACCACTATGATAATTACTCAAATATTGATTGAATTGCGTTTGTGGAAAATAGCCTCCCACTTTTATATCAACTGGATATAAGAATGGTAAATCTACTGCAATTTGAAATACACCAGAAGAAATGGTGTAACCTAATTCTCCATCAGGAAATACTTGAGGCAACAAATTATAATCGCGTCGATGCAAATGAACTGCATCTACAACTTCTTCATAATTGGCATAACTCAAATTACTACCTGAATTATCAATAGTAAATTTTCGGATGGAATTGGAATACGTTTGAGTAAAGGTTGGATTGTTCATTGGATTGTATCTTCCATCAAAACGATGTCCGCCCACCAAATAAAAAGTATTCCCAATTTTTCCTAATTGACCTCCCGTAATCGCAAAAACATCATTTGATATTTGTTTGAAATAAGAAGTAATAGGAGTTCCCGCTACAATTGCATTTATCAAATTAGGCACATCAATCGATGTTAAATTATTAAAGGTTTTATGATCCGCAGCAGTTGTAGAATACGCATAACCACCAATGATAAATAATGCATCCCCATCTTGATAAAAATTCATATTAGTGGACTGTAATTGTTCTTTTATTCCTGTAGGAAGCGAATTTACAGAAGCAGACCATGTTTGTTGAGTAGCAACATCTACTACATACATTTCCGTATTGTTTTGTGCTCCAGGAAACGCATTAAAGGGTTGGCGTGCATGAACTCCGTCTTTTCTTCCACCAATAATAAGCCATTTGCCATTATGTTGTCCAAAAGCATACGAATGCAATCCGGGTAAACCCGAAACAACAACTGGAGTGAGTACCACATCATATTCAAAGGTACTTTGTGCTGTTGTTGACTGAAAAAAAGCCAACAAAAACACGATTAAAATATTTTTCATTTTATTCCATTATAAATTAAGCTTGTGCAATTAACACAAACATCAAAATCAACTTTTTCTAATTTAGGAAATGAAAAACTTAGGCGGATGCCAAATAGAGTGTTGGTATCTAGAAATAAAAATTTTCTCGTAATTGGATTGTTCCTTTTCGATTTTAAATTCGGGAAAAGTAATTTCAGGTTTAAAGTCTAATTCCCCTACAAATTGAACAGGACTAAAGTTTAAACTCATAATAATTTTCCCTTTTTCACAACCCGAAGATTCAGAACCTGATGTATGACAGGTTTGTTCACAATTTTGACTCGTAAGCATTTTCATTGCTCTTACTGACGGTAATGCCACCAATAGCAACAAATAAACGCATAATATGTGAACTGAAAATTTCATTTAACAAATATATACAAAATACAAATAGGCTTGGTAACATTTGTTACACAATAAATTATGATTGTTTCTTTTTGAAAAAATCATAAATCATATTAAATAACAATCCACCTAAAACACCTCCATACAAAGTACTATTTAAAGGTTTTGAGGTTATTGAACATGTTCCTGTGACACAGCCAACAAAATGATAATACGCATATCCAGAAATACATCCGAGAATAATTCCAATTACCGTTATTGCAATTTCCTTTTTATTCATGTTTTATTTAAATGACAAAGTTACCATTCAAAACCAAACTATTAGGTAACATAAGTTACTAAAACTGAAAATAGATAAATGGTTGGGTATCTGCAGAAGCGGTTGCATACACTACCCAATAAATCAATCCTAATATAATAGCTTTTGCAACTAAGGGTAAAGATGTAAAGGTTTTTTGCATTCCAGCTAATGTTTTCACTGGAATAAAATGCCAAATCACTCCAATTGCAATTAACAAAAAGACATTTTTATAACCTAGTATAATAGTATGCCATTGATTTAAATTGAAAGTAAGTTTTGTTATATTTTCGGCAATTTGAAATGCCGTAGTAAAATCTTTTGCTCTAAAAAACAACCAACAAAATACTACAAAATGAAACGTCAAAATAACCTGAATGGTTCTAACAAAAATATTTTTAGGCAATTTTATAAACTGACCAAAGAATTTTTCTACAACTAAAGCCATTCCGTGTAAAACTCCCCAAACCACAAATTTCCAAGAGGCACCATGCCATAAACCTCCTAATAACATGGTCATGAATAAGTTGAAATAGGTTCTGATTTTACCTTTTCGGTTTCCGCCTAATGAAATGTATAAGTAATCTCGTAACCAACTTGAAAGCGAAATATGCCATCTTCTCCAAAACTCAGTAATCGAACCCGATTGATAAGGTGTTCTAAAATTATCAGGCAACCAAAATCCCATTAATAACGCTAAACCGATAGCAATATCGGAATAGCCCGAAAAGTCACAATAAATTTGAATAGCATATCCATAGGAAGCCATTAAGTTTTCAAATGAAGTATAGCTATTTGGCGCATCAAAAACACGGTCTACGAAATTGGATGAAATGTAATCTGAAATCACGGCTTTTTTTAACAAACCACCAATAATCAAAAATAAAGCGCGATTAAAATCTTCTTTTGTAAGTTTTAACTTCTCATAAATTTGAGGAATAAAATCACTTGCTCTAACGATTGGTCCCGCTACTAATTGTGGAAAAAACGAAACAAAGAATAAGAAGTCTATAAAACTCTTTGTTGGTTCTAATTCTTTACGGTAAACATCAATCGTATAACTTAAGGTTTGAAACGTGTAAAAAGAAATTCCGACAGGAAGAATAATATCTTCAAACTTCATATTTCCACTAAAAAGTGTATTGTAATTATCAATAAAGAAGTTGGTGTACTTAAAATAAGCCAGCATTCCTAAATTAATAACCAAACTTAAAATCAAATAAAACTTACGATAGAATTTTTGAGATTCAACAAATATTAATCGAGAAAGTGAATAATCTACTACAGATGAAAACAACAATATCCAAAAATAAAAACCGCTTGATTTATAGTAGAAAAACAACGAAAACAAAACCACATAAGTGATTCGGAAATAATGGGTTTTTCGAGACAAAATATAAATCGAATAAAACACTACAAACAACCCTAAAAATAAGGCGCTATTAAAAAGTAATGGCTGTTTTGGATTATAAACAAACCAATTTGTAATGGTTTCCAAATCGATGTTTCCTACATGCTCAAGAAACCAATTTTGTATACTAAAAAGTGCTTTCACTATTGTTTTGTCGATTTATATAATTCGTAAGATTGCTTAAAAGCTTCAAAAAACAATTCGCCTTGTCTTTCATATCCTGCCTTTGAATAATGTACTTTATCTTTAGCCATATACCCTTTAGCTACATTACGTTTAATAGATTTATTACCTCCAAAAACATCCAAAAGATTCCAAACTGCATAATTTTTAACATGAGCATTATCTTCGATAATTTGGGCATATTTTTCAATGAATGTATTTTTATACTTTCTATGAAGTATTGAAGGTGGCGATGTCATCACTAAAACACAAGCTTGCGGATTATTTTCTTTAATTCCTTGAATCATTTGGTCTAAATGCGCAAAATATTGCTCCTCTGATTGTTTGTCAAAACTCTCATTTGTTCCTAAAGAAATAACCACTAAGTCTGGATTTAAAACTGGTAATTGCTCATTAAATAATCTAAATTTATTGAAATCAGAGGCTTTTGCTCCATTTACCCCAATACTGTGATAAATAACACCAAAATTCTCGTTTTCTAAAACCAATCCGTTTAATGCAAAATCATCAATTTCTTGATTTGGAACAATAGCAATTTTTTCTAAAGGCGTTTCTGCAACATAATCATTTGAGAACAAAGAAGGTTGTAATTCAATAGGAATATATTCTGTTTTTATAGAACTTTTAGATTGTGTTCCTTTTGTTGGAATAGTTAATACTTTTCCTTCTCGAATCATATCACTTTTTAATCCATTTGCTTTTTTTAAAACTTTCAAAGAAACGTTGTATTTGTTTGCAATTCCTCCCAAAACTTCACCAGACTTAACTTTGTGAGTAATTCTTTTAGGTACTTTTCTTTCGATAACAATATCTTTATTAGAAACGGAAACATCAAATAAATTTACATTTTGAGGCGAAATTACTTTAAGTTTCGTGAAATAATATTGAGGATCTTTCACCACCAATTGAATGGCAAAATCCCTAGATGTTGTTTCTAAAGAAATCCCACTTAAACCAACAGGTCGATTAACATCGGCATATAAATTTCTAAAACTCTGAAAATTTCCAGATGCAGAATATCGAATTGGTGCACTATTATTTGTTTTAGCAACACTGTAAGGAAATGTAAATCCGAAACCTGCATTTCCATATGATTGTTGGAATAGATTTCGAATTTTTGCAGTGAATAAATCAGCTTGAATATGAGAATCTCCTATATGAACAATATTTATTTTACCTGATTTACTTTGCTCTAATTGATACATTTTTTCATAAAAAGGCAAAAGAGCATTCACATTATGAAAATCATTACTAGAAAAAGTAACTTCAACCGAATCTACAACTTCCACTTCAATATCAACTGAATCTACAGGAACTAATAAAGAATCTTGAGCAAATCCAAAGATTGAAAATCCCAACAAAAACAACAAAAATCTAATCTTCATAAACCGAATCTTTATTGGTTATTACACTATCTTTCTTTACGGGTACAGCTGCTTTTTTGCGTTTTTTTCTCAATTCTTTATACATTTCATAGCCTTGATTTAATTGGGTAAAAATCAAATTCGCAGCTTCTTTAGCTCCTCTATGATTAAAATGCGTGTAATCTTTGTTTGCTTTTGATGGCTCTTTTTCTACCCACTGTATCATAGAACCATCTCCACCCATTAAGGTAAACATATTTACAAAACTCGATTCTGATTTAATGGCATATCGCTTTTGTGCTGTATTTAATGGAACTACAGCTGAATCCGTTTTCATTTCTGAATCGTATTTGGTTGATTTATCTGCTGTAGATACAATTAAGATAGCAACTCCTGGAAAACATTCTTTCAAATGAGCAACCACTTTAGCCATTCGTTTTTCGTACCAACCATAATTTAAAGAACCATAATTCAATACATTAGCTCCATACTGTAAAACAATTAAATCGTAATCTAATTTCGAATGAAACGCTCGCATGGTAGCAATATCAAAACTTCCTATTGGCAAACCTGAATTTCCTCTATTCGAGAAATTATCTACATGAACTCCTTTCCCATCATCAAAATTAAATCCGTAAATAGGAATGGAATCAGCTTTTTTGAAATTAACTTTGATGTTTTTCAAATTATTTTCAGAAAGTACTAGCGTATTTACTAATCCATTAGGTGCTAATTTTTTTGAAATCGTATCAGAACCAATGATATAATTTATTTTCCCTTCTTTGTTAGCTGAATTACCATAAAATAATGTTGGTCGAGGTAGTTCAGAAGCAAATCTTGTTTTATTTGCTTTGTATTTTACCCATACAATATTTGCCGTATCATTCGCATAAAATACATGTCCGTTAACACCAAAAGGATGAGAAGGATTTTTAACCTTTAAATACGATTGGGTTTTCCAATTTCCTGAAAATTCATGAGTTAAAGAACTTCTTGAAGCAGCTGATTCTGATGTAATATTCACAAAACCAACGCCTTGACCTCCAAATTTTTCTTGCAAATACGTTCTAAAATCTTTAACGATTAAGTCACCATCTGTCATAGAATCACCAAAATAAGCAATACGAACATTGCCTTCTTTTTTAGTTTCTAATTGAAATAATTTTTCAAAAAAAGACACTAGA
It encodes the following:
- a CDS encoding YgaP family membrane protein, which gives rise to MINRLIRAIAGTFIILSVLLGMYVNENWYWFTIFVGANLLQSSITKWCLMEDILRKVFKIQD
- a CDS encoding efflux RND transporter permease subunit, producing MQEGISGKIANFFINSKLTILLMVALMIIGTYSSFLIPREEEPQINVPMADVMVMYPGASPSEIESRVVKPLEKIIGNIKGVEHIHSMAMNGYSMMVVQFYVGENSEDSYVKLYDELMKNRTMFPEGVMQPIVKTRSIDDVPMLGLTLWSEKYDDFQLRQIAEEVTSEIEKVKDVAITKEIGGRTRELKVVLDKDKMAENGVDALSIMQMIQANNGSSQSGSFVQNDAEYLVTTGKFLSTSEDVENLVVGVNNNMPVYLKQVAAIQDGPQTPKNYVSFGYGKANEKFSKFNSEYPAVTISVAKVKGADAMKISEKILERVETLKKNIIPTDVHVEVSRNYGETASHKVGELLLHLGVAIIAVTVLVMLAMGWRGGLVVFFSVPLTFALTLFSYYLLGYTLNRITLFALVFVVGIVVDDSIIIAENMHRHFKMKRLPFKQAAIYAINEVGNPTILATFTVIAAILPMAFVSGMMGPYMSPMPIGASIAMMLSLFVALTVTPYLGYHLLHEKDEQEHKEEQGLETSWIYKIYKKVEQPLLDNSKKRNLMFIVTIVLLLGSVLMFFTKSVAVKMLPFDNKNEFQVVIDMPEGTTLERTAAVTKEIAQYLSTVPEVVDYQNYIGASAPITFNGLVRHYDMRGGSNMADIQVNLLHKEDRDLQSHDIAKVVRPEVQKIAKKYGANVKIVEVPPGPPVLSTLVAEVYGPNYEEQIKVANQVKTILETTSDVVDTDWMVEAPQVEYKLEVDREKAMLNGIAPQQVVGNLTYLLREMPVSNLYDERSNNPVGITLSLEDKDKTSIKDIQNLKIKGSRGNVVPVSDLVKVTTDTLQNTIYRKDQKRVVYVLADMAGALESPVYAILGMNEKLEKMQLPKGYKVNELYMDTPSDESDFTVKWDGEWQITLEVFRDLGAAFLVVIIIIYMLIVGWFQNFKTPIVMMVAIPLSLVGIVLGHWVLGAFFTATSFIGMIALAGVMVRNSVLLIDFIEIRLNDGIPMKQAIIEAGAVRTTPILLTTGAVVIGASIILFDPIFQGLAISLVAGAIVSTLLTLIVVPLIYYITERKKWENNK
- a CDS encoding efflux RND transporter periplasmic adaptor subunit, whose translation is MKKIITIITLTSLILTSCGSDKKENVADLPAIPVKVAGNSGSSNSSYVTASGKIESENSANLSTRMMGYVTKVNVKVGQNVSAGQLLVSINNTDLQAKKAQVDASITQATAAYSNAKKDYDRFVNLFAQQSASQKELDDMTARYEMAKAGLEAAKQMRNEVMAQFSYSNITAPFSGTVTNTFVKEGDMANPGMPLVSIEGASRLQVTAMVSESDISNVKNGMPVKINVKSLNKEVAGKVSEVSLSAKNTGGQYLVKVTLDKMDKEILSGMFVNVQFPSAKKETTTVKSDVVLVPESALVKQGQLTGIYTIGSGNVAILRWLRVGKTFGNQVEVLSGLAANEQYIVSADGKLFNGAKVSLQ
- a CDS encoding TolC family protein, which encodes MKKVKLLIVLGMVTGATFAQDTLTISKNDLLQKVTENNLQIKVAEKSFQSARADYRQSNALFLPNVNVSHTGILTTNPLMAFGSKLNQEILTASDFNPALLNDPDKTQNFATKIEVQQPLINLDGLYGRQAAKAKMDAFQLQTERTKEYLELEVSKAYMQLQLAYKAVQVLEKANTTAQGNLKLVDNYFKNGMLQKTDLLNVQVRVNEIANQLQYAKSNVQNASDYLAFLLNEDMTGKTFKPAENLDNAIAIETINTTISDSRKDIQAMQKSAEAYQKMFQSSKFGFLPRLNAFGSYELYDQHLFQTSAQGYLVGAQLSWNIFDGFKNVGKTQKAKADFEKATVETEQYKKQSQLELNKTNRQLLDAENKVNLSKLAFEQSQEAYRIRQNRFTQGLEKTTDLLMSETQMAQKELEHLQAVFEYNFTKQYLQFLTK
- a CDS encoding DUF6132 family protein; amino-acid sequence: MNKKEIAITVIGIILGCISGYAYYHFVGCVTGTCSITSKPLNSTLYGGVLGGLLFNMIYDFFKKKQS